The proteins below are encoded in one region of Oncorhynchus tshawytscha isolate Ot180627B linkage group LG04, Otsh_v2.0, whole genome shotgun sequence:
- the LOC112249291 gene encoding anoctamin-5 isoform X2, with the protein MRRITGKARDDILIEMKSAMDSQIGEECNGHSLNNFVEDGGTQLPGHTETDRLQQNKDTVFFRDGVRRIDFILSYLDDKDGEKKQERRREFEANLKKAGLELETEDKSDSDDLKTYFLKIHAPWEVLATYADVLKIKVPFKESDIPHGQDVPLEWLSRPFRLPGKVMRPQPDYFTSPFDKDKIDFFLIKNQDTFFPPSTRNRIVYYILSRCPYHKEDRKETDKKGIKRLLNNGTYTSAFPLHDCRYWERNTNEQCESERYHLYKNWARFLCFYKEQPLNLIRKYYGEKIGIYFAWLGFYTEMLFFAAVMGVICFTYGVLSYDDNLTSKEICDPSIGGSIVMCPLCDKKCSYWKLNSTCLSSWQSHLFDNEGTVFFAMFMGIWVTLFLEFWKRRQAQLEYEWDLVDFEEEQQQLQIRPEFETKCTDQRLNRITQEMEPYLPLPKKCGRFCLSGVTVLFWMLLIVACITGVIVYRLAVYAAFASIMKDSPTKKIHLVGSLITPQLATSVTASFINFVIIMILNFFYERVAIWITDMEIPKTHLEYENKLTMKMFLFQFVNYYSSCFYVAFFKGKFVGYPGNYTYMFGKYSRLRNEECDPGGCLIELTTQLVIVMTGKQVCGNIQEALLPLLRNWWCSRKARKDQYSRWEQDHDLQNFSQLGLFYEYLEMVIQFGFITLFVASFPLAPLLALCNNILEVRVDSWKFTTQFRRPVAAKAHNIGAWQEILNVVAILSVVTNAFIMAFTSDMIPRLVYLYAYHPGSEATMSGYINNSLSVYDISQIPLLSTPEEGAIPAWFNSSFITTCRYRDYRYPPGHQRQYSHTMQFWHILAAKLAFIIIMEHVVFVVKFFVAWLIPDVPSEVKARIKRERYLIQEYLHNYEVEKLKIQLSQSFIIEPKPEVYTATDKHDVLSECL; encoded by the exons AGGAATGTAATGGCCACAGTCTTAATAACTTTGTAGAGGATGGAGGTACACAGCTACCTGGACACACAGAG acGGACAGACTACAGCAGAACAAAGACACCGTGTTCTTCAGGGACGGGGTTCGCAGGATTGACTTTATACTGTCATACCTAGATgacaaggatggagagaagaagcag gagaggaggagggagtttgAGGCCAACCTTAAGAAGGCTGGACTGGAGCTTGAGACTGAGGACAAATCG GACTCGGATGATCTGAAAACATACTTCCTGAAGATCCACGCCCCGTGGGAGGTGTTGGCCACCTACGCTGACGTGCTGAAGATCAAGGTTCCCTTTAAGGAAAGCGACATCCCCCACGGACAGGACGTTCCACTGGAGTGGCTCTCCCGACCGTTCCGCCTGCCAGGGAAGGTGATGCGCCCACAGCCTGACTACTTCACCTCTCCATTTGATAAGGACAAGATAGACTTCTTCCTCATCAAAAACCAAGACACCTTCTTCCCCCCCTCCACACGCAACAGAATA GTGTACTACATCCTGTCTCGCTGTCCGTACCATAAAGAAGACCGCAAGGAGACAGACAAGAAAGGTATCAAGCGGTTGCTGAACAACGGGACCTACACCTCAGCCTTCCCACTTCATGAT TGTCGATACTGGGAGAGGAACACAAATGAGCAGTGTGAGAGCGAACGCTACCACCTCTATAAGAATTGGGCTAGATTCCTCTGTTTCTACAAGGAGCAGCCCCTCAACCTCATCAG GAAGTATTATGGGGAGAAGATTGGGATCTACTTTGCCTGGCTGGGCTTCTACACAGAGATGTTGTTCTTTGCTGCGGTCATGGGCGTCATATGTTTTACCTATGGTGTGCTAAGCTACGATGACAATTTAACAAG TAAGGAGATCTGTGACCCCAGCATTGGAGGGAGTATTGTGATGTGTCCGCTGTGTGATAAGAAGTGTAGTTACTGGAAGCTCAACTCCACGTGCCTCTCATCCTGG CAATCCCATCTGTTTGATAATGAGGGGACAGTGTTCTTTGCCATGTTTATGGGGATCTGGG TGACTCTGTTCCTGGAGTTCTGGAAGCGGCGCCAGGCCCAGTTGGAGTATGAGTGGGACCTGGTGGATTTcgaggaggagcagcagcagctccagATCCGCCCGGAGTTTGAGACCAAGTGCACTGACCAGAGACTCAACCGGATCACCCAG GAAATGGAGCCATACCTACCCCTCCCCAAAAAGTGTGGTCGCTTTTGCCTCTCCGGGgttactgttctgttctgg ATGCTTCTGATTGTGGCCTGTATCACTGGGGTGATAGTCTACAGGCTGGCTGTGTATGCAGCCTTCGCCAGCATCATGAAGGACAGCCCCACTAAGAAGATCCATCTGGTGGGCTCTCTCATCACCCCGCAGCTCGCTACCTCTGTCACCGCCTCCTTTATCAACTTTGTCATCATTATGATCCTTAACTTCTTCTATGAGCGAGTGGCCATCTGGATCACAGATATGG AAATTCCCAAGACACATCTGGAGTATGAAAACAAGTTGACGATGAAGATGTTCCTCTTCCAGTTTGTCAACTACTATTCTTCATGTTTCTACGTGGCCTTCTTCAAGGGCAAGTTTGTGGGTTACCCAGGCAACTACACGTACATGTTTGGCAAATACAGCAGGCTGAGGAATGAAGAG TGTGACCCAGGAGGCTGTCTGATTGAGCTGACCACCCAGCTGGTGATTGTCATGACAGGGAAGCAGGTGTGTGGGAACATCCAGGAGGCCCTACTGCC GCTGCTGAGGAACTGGTGGTGCAGCAGGAAGGCCCGGAAAGACCAGTACAGCCGCTGGGAGCAGGACCACGACCTGCAGAACTTCAGCCAGCTGGGCCTGTTCTATGAGTACCTGGAGATGG taatcCAGTTTGGCTTCATCACTCTGTTTGTGGCCTCTTTCCCCCTGGCTCCCCTGCTGGCCCTCTGTAACAACATCCTGGAGGTCAGAGTGGACTCCTGGAAGTTCACCACCCAGTTCCGCCGGCCTGTGGCAGCCAAGGCCCACAACATCGGAGCATGGCAGGAGATCCTCAATGTGGTGGCCATCTTGTCCGTTGTCACCAAT GCATTCATCATGGCCTTTACTTCAGACATGATCCCCCGCCTGGTCTACCTGTATGCCTACCACCCTGGCTCTGAAGCCACCATGAGTGGCTACATCAACAACAGCCTGTCAGTGTATGACATCTCCCAGATCCCTCTCCTCAGTACGCCCGAGGAGGGGGCGATTCCTGCCTGGTTCAACAGCTCCTTCATCACCACCTGCAG GTACCGTGACTACCGCTACCCTCCAGGCCACCAGAGGCAGTACTCCCACACTATGCAATTCTGGCACATCCTGGCAGCCAAACTGGCCTTCATCATTATCATGGAG CACGTGGTGTTTGTGGTGAAGTTCTTTGTGGCCTGGCTGATCCCAGATGTGCCATCCGAGGTGAAGGCTCGGATCAAACGGGAACGTTACCTCATCCAGGAATACCTGCACAACTACGAGGTTGAGAAGCTCAAGATCCAGCTGAGTCAGAGTTTTATCATTGAACCCAAACCTGAGGTCTACACTGCCACCGACAAGCATGACGTGTTATCAGAGTGCCTGTAG
- the LOC112249291 gene encoding anoctamin-5 isoform X1, protein MRRITGKARDDILIEMKSAMDSQIGEDGPAVLTAFRMKLLTEECNGHSLNNFVEDGGTQLPGHTETDRLQQNKDTVFFRDGVRRIDFILSYLDDKDGEKKQERRREFEANLKKAGLELETEDKSDSDDLKTYFLKIHAPWEVLATYADVLKIKVPFKESDIPHGQDVPLEWLSRPFRLPGKVMRPQPDYFTSPFDKDKIDFFLIKNQDTFFPPSTRNRIVYYILSRCPYHKEDRKETDKKGIKRLLNNGTYTSAFPLHDCRYWERNTNEQCESERYHLYKNWARFLCFYKEQPLNLIRKYYGEKIGIYFAWLGFYTEMLFFAAVMGVICFTYGVLSYDDNLTSKEICDPSIGGSIVMCPLCDKKCSYWKLNSTCLSSWQSHLFDNEGTVFFAMFMGIWVTLFLEFWKRRQAQLEYEWDLVDFEEEQQQLQIRPEFETKCTDQRLNRITQEMEPYLPLPKKCGRFCLSGVTVLFWMLLIVACITGVIVYRLAVYAAFASIMKDSPTKKIHLVGSLITPQLATSVTASFINFVIIMILNFFYERVAIWITDMEIPKTHLEYENKLTMKMFLFQFVNYYSSCFYVAFFKGKFVGYPGNYTYMFGKYSRLRNEECDPGGCLIELTTQLVIVMTGKQVCGNIQEALLPLLRNWWCSRKARKDQYSRWEQDHDLQNFSQLGLFYEYLEMVIQFGFITLFVASFPLAPLLALCNNILEVRVDSWKFTTQFRRPVAAKAHNIGAWQEILNVVAILSVVTNAFIMAFTSDMIPRLVYLYAYHPGSEATMSGYINNSLSVYDISQIPLLSTPEEGAIPAWFNSSFITTCRYRDYRYPPGHQRQYSHTMQFWHILAAKLAFIIIMEHVVFVVKFFVAWLIPDVPSEVKARIKRERYLIQEYLHNYEVEKLKIQLSQSFIIEPKPEVYTATDKHDVLSECL, encoded by the exons AGGAATGTAATGGCCACAGTCTTAATAACTTTGTAGAGGATGGAGGTACACAGCTACCTGGACACACAGAG acGGACAGACTACAGCAGAACAAAGACACCGTGTTCTTCAGGGACGGGGTTCGCAGGATTGACTTTATACTGTCATACCTAGATgacaaggatggagagaagaagcag gagaggaggagggagtttgAGGCCAACCTTAAGAAGGCTGGACTGGAGCTTGAGACTGAGGACAAATCG GACTCGGATGATCTGAAAACATACTTCCTGAAGATCCACGCCCCGTGGGAGGTGTTGGCCACCTACGCTGACGTGCTGAAGATCAAGGTTCCCTTTAAGGAAAGCGACATCCCCCACGGACAGGACGTTCCACTGGAGTGGCTCTCCCGACCGTTCCGCCTGCCAGGGAAGGTGATGCGCCCACAGCCTGACTACTTCACCTCTCCATTTGATAAGGACAAGATAGACTTCTTCCTCATCAAAAACCAAGACACCTTCTTCCCCCCCTCCACACGCAACAGAATA GTGTACTACATCCTGTCTCGCTGTCCGTACCATAAAGAAGACCGCAAGGAGACAGACAAGAAAGGTATCAAGCGGTTGCTGAACAACGGGACCTACACCTCAGCCTTCCCACTTCATGAT TGTCGATACTGGGAGAGGAACACAAATGAGCAGTGTGAGAGCGAACGCTACCACCTCTATAAGAATTGGGCTAGATTCCTCTGTTTCTACAAGGAGCAGCCCCTCAACCTCATCAG GAAGTATTATGGGGAGAAGATTGGGATCTACTTTGCCTGGCTGGGCTTCTACACAGAGATGTTGTTCTTTGCTGCGGTCATGGGCGTCATATGTTTTACCTATGGTGTGCTAAGCTACGATGACAATTTAACAAG TAAGGAGATCTGTGACCCCAGCATTGGAGGGAGTATTGTGATGTGTCCGCTGTGTGATAAGAAGTGTAGTTACTGGAAGCTCAACTCCACGTGCCTCTCATCCTGG CAATCCCATCTGTTTGATAATGAGGGGACAGTGTTCTTTGCCATGTTTATGGGGATCTGGG TGACTCTGTTCCTGGAGTTCTGGAAGCGGCGCCAGGCCCAGTTGGAGTATGAGTGGGACCTGGTGGATTTcgaggaggagcagcagcagctccagATCCGCCCGGAGTTTGAGACCAAGTGCACTGACCAGAGACTCAACCGGATCACCCAG GAAATGGAGCCATACCTACCCCTCCCCAAAAAGTGTGGTCGCTTTTGCCTCTCCGGGgttactgttctgttctgg ATGCTTCTGATTGTGGCCTGTATCACTGGGGTGATAGTCTACAGGCTGGCTGTGTATGCAGCCTTCGCCAGCATCATGAAGGACAGCCCCACTAAGAAGATCCATCTGGTGGGCTCTCTCATCACCCCGCAGCTCGCTACCTCTGTCACCGCCTCCTTTATCAACTTTGTCATCATTATGATCCTTAACTTCTTCTATGAGCGAGTGGCCATCTGGATCACAGATATGG AAATTCCCAAGACACATCTGGAGTATGAAAACAAGTTGACGATGAAGATGTTCCTCTTCCAGTTTGTCAACTACTATTCTTCATGTTTCTACGTGGCCTTCTTCAAGGGCAAGTTTGTGGGTTACCCAGGCAACTACACGTACATGTTTGGCAAATACAGCAGGCTGAGGAATGAAGAG TGTGACCCAGGAGGCTGTCTGATTGAGCTGACCACCCAGCTGGTGATTGTCATGACAGGGAAGCAGGTGTGTGGGAACATCCAGGAGGCCCTACTGCC GCTGCTGAGGAACTGGTGGTGCAGCAGGAAGGCCCGGAAAGACCAGTACAGCCGCTGGGAGCAGGACCACGACCTGCAGAACTTCAGCCAGCTGGGCCTGTTCTATGAGTACCTGGAGATGG taatcCAGTTTGGCTTCATCACTCTGTTTGTGGCCTCTTTCCCCCTGGCTCCCCTGCTGGCCCTCTGTAACAACATCCTGGAGGTCAGAGTGGACTCCTGGAAGTTCACCACCCAGTTCCGCCGGCCTGTGGCAGCCAAGGCCCACAACATCGGAGCATGGCAGGAGATCCTCAATGTGGTGGCCATCTTGTCCGTTGTCACCAAT GCATTCATCATGGCCTTTACTTCAGACATGATCCCCCGCCTGGTCTACCTGTATGCCTACCACCCTGGCTCTGAAGCCACCATGAGTGGCTACATCAACAACAGCCTGTCAGTGTATGACATCTCCCAGATCCCTCTCCTCAGTACGCCCGAGGAGGGGGCGATTCCTGCCTGGTTCAACAGCTCCTTCATCACCACCTGCAG GTACCGTGACTACCGCTACCCTCCAGGCCACCAGAGGCAGTACTCCCACACTATGCAATTCTGGCACATCCTGGCAGCCAAACTGGCCTTCATCATTATCATGGAG CACGTGGTGTTTGTGGTGAAGTTCTTTGTGGCCTGGCTGATCCCAGATGTGCCATCCGAGGTGAAGGCTCGGATCAAACGGGAACGTTACCTCATCCAGGAATACCTGCACAACTACGAGGTTGAGAAGCTCAAGATCCAGCTGAGTCAGAGTTTTATCATTGAACCCAAACCTGAGGTCTACACTGCCACCGACAAGCATGACGTGTTATCAGAGTGCCTGTAG